The genomic stretch TACCTGCGCTTTTCCTCCCGAAGCCGCTTGAGATGTTGGGCATCCAGCACCTTACAGAAAGGGATGGGCTTGGTATCCTTGTTGCGgggggagaaggggagcggcagcCACCCGCACGTGCGGCGCGGCGCCGATGCAGCTGCCGCTCTCGTCCCCGTCGCCCTTGCCTCCGCCTCCTCAGCACCCGCACCGGGCTCATCGGGCCCGAGCGCTGGTTCGGCTccgaggagccgaggaggagacgagtctccgccgccgctgcggcggcgctgACGCTAATCTCCATGGCTGCTCGGATCATCCTCGCTTGATTAGGTCCGAGCCCGTCCGGGTAAATGCAACGGGCCGAAAACTTCGGCCTGAGCCCACCCGTCGTTGCACTCGTTGGGTCGGATTCGATCGGGCTATTTTTTAGTAGCCCATGGTCAGGTCTGAGCCCACCTGTTTGCACTCGTGCTTTGTTTGCCGGTCAGGAAGGAGGTCAGGTAACCCATGGTCTCATCGCACGCTCCACACCAGCCAATGAATATGCGTTGAACAAGATGAGAATTTGAACTTTGTTGCATAGCTGCACGCGGTCGTGTTCAGTGTGCTGCTATTTGAGCACGAGCCACTGAAGGCGGTGCATTCTGGTAACAAGGATAAGGAACACTGACCGGTGAGCATCGAAACGGACGTGTCCAAAGCAGAACAAAACTGCAGGCAACCAGTTCCGGGCGGCACCCGAGTTAACCACGGCTTTCCGGTTCGAAGGTTCCTCTGTCCAATGGTCATCTAACGCCATGCGCGGCCAGTCACTTGTTATTTACGCTACGCTCTGCCCAGAGACGCCCACCTCACCTGGCACTGCCCACTAGCTACCGCCTGAAAAAAACAGACCAACCAAAGAAGGCAGGCTGGCAATCGGTTTACCGAGAGCCTGCTTGGTTGGTGCCAAAGTTTGCCTAACCAAAATTAGGACATGCCTAAAAATTTTGGCCATCACTTGGTTCCTTAAAAAAGGTGCACCAACATTTGTAGCCAAAATCATGGCAAGTACTAGAAAGTTCTTGAAGCTCACGTGAAGGAAAATATTGGTTGCCATATTTTGACATTAAACTCAATGAATACAAAAATTTTTTGCCCTAATTTTGGTAGACCTTGATTTCCTAATTTTAGCTTGCCACGATGTTGACTTGGAAAGTTGGTATCCAACCAAGCAGGCTCCGAGTTTCCGGTCAAAGCCGCAATCAAAATCAAACCAGATAAAAAAACACACAAATCGAATCAGATTACCCGGCCGCTCCTGGTGGTGAGTCCACGCGACGACTTCACATCCACGTTCCCCTCGCGCCGTGTGGCCCAGCGGCAGCGAGCGCCGTGCGCGAAAACCAAAAAGGCCGGTCAAATCCCCGATACGTGCACGCACAATCGCAACGCAATACGTCGCCGACGACGTCGACTCGTCTACCCCGTCCGTCTCGGCTCCGCCTGGTGCAGGCGCGTCCTCTACAACGACACGGTACGACGCGCCGGCCAACCAACTTCCTCGGCTCCTCGTGCCTATCCCCTCCCCCTCGATCgcgctataaatagccgccgtCGCAACGGTCCGCTCCTTCCCCTcctcgcgcccgcccgcccgcctcgcGTCCCCACTCGCGCGCGCACGCCGCGTCGCATAgcgcgcccgcccgcctggCCCCCAATCCCCaacccgaccgccgccgccgcgccatcccagtcccagccgccgccgcgcgccatgGCGGTGGACCGGGTGGTCGATGCCGGCGAGGAGGCGTTCGAGGAGGTGGACCCGACGGGGCGGTTCGGTCGGTACGCCGACGTGCTGGGGCTCGGCTCCGTCAAGAAGGTGTACCGCGGGTTCGACCaggaggaggggatcgaggtgGCGTGGAACCGCGTGCGGCTGCGCGCGCTGGCGGACCGCGACCCCGGCATGGTGGACCGCCTCCACGCCGAGGTGCGCCTGCTCCGCTCCCTCCACCACGACCACATCATCGGCTTCCACAAGGTGTGGCTCGACCGCGACGCCGGCGTCCTCAACTTCATCACCGAGGTCTGCACGTCGGGGAGCCTCCGCGAGTACcgccagcgccaccgccacgtCTCCGTCAAGGCGCTCAAGAAGTGGGCACGCCAGATCCTCGAGGGCCTCAACCACCTCCACACCCACGACCCATGCATCATCCACCGCGACCTCAACTGCAGCAACGTCTTCATCAATGGCAACAACGGCCAGGTACCCAACCTACCTACGATTGCCTTGCCCCAACCCTAATCCCCTCCCCTCGTCCGCGAATTGCTCCCTCCGCTTTAGAGATCCTTTCGTGAATTCTCGAGATTTTCATTGCGTCCGCGGCTATCTGCGTGATTCTCTTCTATATTCAATTAGGACGCGATAAGACTAAATTAAATTTAGGATTTTTAATGGGAATAGGATATGATTGGTTGAGTTTAAAATTTGAATTGGGCCACTTTGCTGTTGGTTGCTGGTGCTGCTACTCGAGATGTACACCGACCCGCGCATTAGGGCACTACTAGGCGATTAGAGGCGGGGCCCTCTAGTTGCCTTTTCCGCTTCTTTTCTGTGACCGACCTGTAGCTCTCCGCGTCGGGCGAGAGAGATCTGAGAGCATCTCACGAGCTGGAAGCTTAAGATACGCCTGTTCCTGTGCAAGCTTCGCCTTTGGAATAAAGGAGAAGCCCAAATGATGCACGCTGGTGCGCGCTTTAATTTCGCTACGTTAATTGCGACGATCGCTTTCTCGCTAATCCAGCTAAGCTGCCATAGTAGCAGCGGCGACAAGCAAGCGCCGTCGGCGAGCGGGCGCCGCGAGATTCCGCGCGCACGCGTTGCTCCTGCTTGCCTTCGTCGTTGAACGCTGCGTGCGTCCGTTAGATGTTGCTTTCGATCGGAGCAGAGGGGGGggttttgcattgcattgcattctAACGGGCTGTGCGGTGCGTGCTCGCTTGCAGGTCAAAATCGGCGACCTCGGGCTGGCGGCGATCGTGGACAAGACGCACGTGGCTCACACGATCCTGGGCACGCCGGAGTTCATGGCGCCGGAGCTCTACACGGAGACGTACACGGAGTCGGTGGACATCTACTCGTACGGGATGTGCGTGCTGGAGATGGTCACGCGGGAGGTGCCCTACGCCGAGTGCGGCAGCGTCGTGCAGATCTTCCACAACGTCACGCGGGGCGTCCCCCCGGCGGCCCTCAAGCGGCTCAAGGACCCCGAGCTGCGTGGGTTCATCGAGCGCTGCATCGGCCAGCCGCGGAACCGGCCCTCGGCCGCCGAGCTCCTCGAGGACCCCTTCTTCAACGGCATCTGCGCTGGGGACGACGACGCGCTGGCTGACGCGGCCAGCGTCGTCGCCGGCACGCCCGTGCCGCGCCCCAGGAGCTACGTCGACGACCTCGCCGGGCTCCGGCTGGACTGACCCATCCATCCAAGCACTCAGCATCGGATCATTGGCCGTTGTTGTGTTAACGTGTTTTAGAATGCAGAGAGGCTGCTGGCCTGGTCTTAGTGAATTCCTGGCTGGCGAGcgattgcaacttgcaagtgtGTATATAGGTTATTTTATTTCTCCCTGGCGATCGATTGACTAGTTTTCACCGTATCTGTACCAATAATTCTTATTGCCTTTGCGCGAGGTGAAGCGCTGTATTTGACTTTTGCTTGCTGATTCTTTCAAGCATCGGATCATTAGCCGTTGTTGTGTTATCGTCTTTTAGAATGCAGAGAGGCTGCTGGCCTGGTCTAAGTGAATTCCTGGCTGGCGAGCGATTGCAACTTGCAAATGTGTATATAGGTTATTTTATTTCTCCCTGGCGATTGATTGACTAGTTTTCACTGTATCTGTACCAATAATTCTTATTGCCTTTGCGCGAGGTGAAGCGCTGTATCTGACTTTTGCTTGCTGATTCTTTCAAAAAGAATGGTTGCAAATACGACTTTCCTCTGAGCTGGATGACGAGCCATATAAAAGCCGGGGGATGCTGAACAGCCGAGATAGATATGGACGTGAGATGAGGCCAGCGTCCTGGATCTCCCGGGGCCCTGGGGGCATGGGCGTATGGCAGCAAGCCAAGCGTCgactaccttcttgatgagtttGTTTTTCCTTGACGCGTCAGGAACATCATGGACAGATATGATATGACGGCAAGATGCAGACAGACTGTCAAGCAATCCTCTGCACAGGAAGAGCGTGGATGTGACACTCAAAATCCAGGTCTCAATCCAGCTCACCAAACGTTTCTGGAAATAGCCCTCTGTTACCCTCAGGCAACACCTGTGAAAAAGAAAGGGGTCATCTACTTGTAAGGCTGGCATCGGCATGCCTTTTTTTAGGTCAACGGAGAGATACTTAAGGCATGATTTGCatgactaagggggtgtttggatctgagctaaagtttagtccgtgtcacatcggatattcggatgctaattagaagaactaagcacgagctaattacaaaactaattgcagaacccctaggctaaatcgcgagacgaatctattaagcctaattaatccatgattagcgaatgtttactgtagcaccatattgtcaaatcatgaactaattaggcttaatagattcgtctcgcgatttagcctagaggttgtgaaattggttttgtaattagtctatatttaatacttctaattagtgtttaaacattcgatgtgacaggggcaaAATTTAgctcggggatccaaacaccccctaattcgGATAAACTATTGTATGCTTTGGGCAGTTGGGCTGATCAGTTTAGGAGGTTTGGGGATGAGTGTAGCGGTCAGCCGTCAGCTGGACCAGCTTGAGCATATTCGACCCGGTAAGGCTGGGCAAGAACAACTCGAGCTGGGCCGGTTGAATTATTTGTGGCTGAGGAAAATCCAAGAACAACTCGGGCTGGGCCGGCTGAATGGTTTGTGGGCTGAGGTCATGACTGGCCCAGATATAATTCAGGATAAACTCCAATAGAAGAACGAAAGAATCAGAGTTAGGCTTATATTCACGAGGTAGAAGAATATAGGGCGACATTATGATAGACATAAATCAATCATGCATGATCTACCAAATTTAGACTGTGCAATGGGACCAGAATGAATATGTTAGGACTTTAAGATACGGAACAATGTGCTAGGGCCACTACCAGCTATTTAGTGCGTGATTAGCGAGTGATCCTTCCCTCTTCGCCTTCTTCCACTAGCATCTGGACACGTTTGTACCACAACCACACATTCATAGGGAACGTTGTTAGATTGCTGCAGTTTTGCTACATGTTGTTTAGAGAATTTCCAATGGAGGATTTCCAATTGTTCGGCAAACTTTCAACTACACAAAGAAAGTTCCAAGTTCCAACATGATTCAAAGAAGTTGCAACGgggttcaatttttttttttaacttgatTTACAGGGATGTTCAACTAAgctttagaaaatgttgaactcAATTGACATGCATGAATCAATAAAAGTAAAAGTAAACTTACACAAAACCATAGGACGACATACCTTCTTGGTGGTGGCCATGAGGACTGTATCCCCTTTGTAACAGTACTAGTATACAGCATATGTTTGACCCTTTGATAAAACAACTATGCTTAGTTGCTCGATATTGGCCATTTGTCCTCTGCCACAGGATTCTCACACCACCGCGACTATTGGTTCGATTTGTTTTGGAAGGAGAGGTTGAGTAATAGAACAAAGGTGAAAGGAAATTTAACGGATCCATAGCTTACTTAGGTGAAAGATGTTCGTGAGTTTACTTTTATAGATGATTGCATGGTATGCTTTACATGTCGTGGCAAGCCAAAATTTATCTACGCCCATGTAATTTGTTTTTCAGTTAGTTTGACGCCAAATGTTTGCCATACACAATCTATCTAGTCATCTAccacaatgaaaaaaaaaacaaaagaaaagaaaagggaaacgGTGGGCATAATTAGGATGGACGCGATACATGCAGAAACCAGACAATTTTTAAAACCATATAGCTTAGGAATCCTATCACCTGCAATATAGATTCGATCGGAAATCCATTCTGCAGTCGATTGCCTCGTCTTTTGTCTCGGAAGTTGGACCGCATGCCCCTGCTGTACGTCCTGAAAGTGCTCAAATGTGGATTCACGGGCGCCGCAGCCCTCGCACGCACGAGCACGACCCGGCGCCTCTCCGTCAGTCGTTTTCCGCCGAAACAAAACACCACGCCGGGGTAAAAATTTCCCCGCCCCGATCTCGACACGCCGTGAGCCCATGACCCCACGAGCGCCACGAGACGACCTCGAGAAATCTCAAAGCACCCCGCCCGGGTGTGGTCACACTCGCACCAGGCGCACGGGTACCTGCGTcgatcgggaaggagcagagCAGCCAGCAGGCGCACGGGAGCTTGGCGGCTTCCCGATGCTCCCCCCGGTTTTCCACAGCGGAATAGTACTGGACGACGACCTCAAATTCCCCAAcctccccccgcccccgcccggcgTCGTCCCACGCACGTCAACCCTGATTGTTTATTACCGACATTCTCCTTTACCCATGGCGATCGCCGTGCCGTGGCGCCCCGCGCTGACCATGCCAAATGGCGAGATTTCAGCTATAAACTACGCCGAAATCCACACCCTCCTCTCtcaaaaaaatatttggatGCTGGTACCGGGGCATCCCAGATCGCCGATGCCATTCCgatgaggagcggcggcggctggcgaggtGTCCGTCAGCCGGCCATGCCGTCATGCTATAGCAAAAGGCCTCTCGCGGCAGATCGCAGCTTGAACAGAACGATTTCGCTCCGTCTCCGAGCCCAAGCGGTCGAGAGAGTTCCTGCCGTGCGCGCCTGGTGAATGATGAAGCACACGTTGAACGGATGACAAGGACGTGATCAATCTTATTCGTGGCTCCGTTCGTCGTCGTCAATCCGCACGCTCGCTTTACTAAAGAAAAAGCCGTATGGAAGCGGAGCTGTCAAGGATTACGTACGCCGCCTGGCGGGTACGGCCCCCGTCTTGAGTTTCTACGGGGGAGTTCGTCAGGTGATTAGAAATTTGGAATTGAGCCGAGGCCGAGTCCTGTGGCAGTTTTAAAGCGAGAGGGGCTGTTTGTTCCCTCCAAGCAACTCCCAAGTCCTAATCCTGTGTCGATCGCGTCTCCAGCTTGGACTTTCGCGGCATCTGTTCGTAGGATCAGCTGCCGGTGTGCAGCTGCGCGACGACCGCTCGTGTTTACCTACGGTCCAGAAAAGCTTTTTCTGGTACGACCGGATGAGCATGTATCTTTATCCTCGAGTTCTCTTGTCTGGTTGGGAATATTGAACGCCCGAACAATTCAGCATTGTACAGTGGAAAGCAGCACGCCCGGCATCAAAATCAGGGTGTAGATCAACATTTTTTCCCCAGAACAACACGTCACGTCGCAAGTGTTTTATCGAGGAAGACTGCACAGACACGTCTTGAAAGTTGTTTGCAAGTGCAGGAAGAGCCATTTGAGTTGGATCGAAGGTAAACCCCCAGCTTCGTCGCCTGTTTAAACTAGTGTTGACCCCCCTCGGATCCTTAGAAGGCTGCCCCCGCCGCAGCGGGCACGGGCGCGAGAGGCAGCGAACCCGCCAGGGgaacgccgccgctgccacggcTTCCTCCCCTTGCTGCCGCACGCGCACCCAGGTCTCAGGGGGAATAAGAAAGCTTGCACGAGGGGGCGATCCGATTTCCCAGCCTGAAAACTGGGGTTCAACCCCCATTCGTGCGCCCTCAGCCATTGTACCCTTTTGCACGCCTCCCTATGTTACTTCCTCCCGCACTCAACGCCAACGCTGTATAATACGGCCGCTGCTTATATGCACCTAACCGGCGGAGGCTTGCAGTTCGCCGGGCCGAGCTGGAGCTGAGCTGCTGGTGCTCGCCGCCATGAAGCTTTTGATGGGGATGGATTTGGAGACGGAGGTGGAGCTGTCGCCGGTGGCCAAGGCGGAGGCCGCCGTGTTTAGCCCGTATTCGAGTCCGAGTACGGCGTTGCTGCTGCAGAGGAGGGTTGTGGCATGGTATGGCTGCTCGAGCTTGCAGAGCTCCAGTCGCCCGTGTCCATGGGagattgtttgtttgtttgtttgttgagTCATCCCACTGATCAGGAGCTCCGTTGATGCAGGGCCAAGGAGACCGGGTCTCCGGCGACGGTCCGTGTGCGCGTCGCCGACAGAAGCTTCGATCTGCACAAGGTAAGAGCTTTGCTGGGACAATTTGTGATCTCGTTTGGACCGAGTTAGCAGGTTTGTGACGATTATTGCTCGCCGACGCAGGATCCTGTGGTGTCCAAGTGCGGGTATTTCAGCGAGGCGTTGGTCGAGTCCGGCGATGTCGAGCTGCCGGCAAGCTTCCCGGGCGGCTGCGAGGCGTTCGAGGTGATCGCGCTGTTCTGCTACGGCGACGCCGTGGCGCTCGACCCGTTCAACGTCGCCGCGGTCCGGTGCGCGGCGGAGTTCCTGGGCGTGGGCGGCCTGGGCGCGCGCTGCGACCTCTACATCAACCAGGTGGTGCTGCAGAGCTGGGACGACGCGCTCATCGTCCTGCAGCGGTGCCAACCGCTGCTCCCCGTCGCCGAGGAGCTCCTCATCGTCAGCCGCTGCGTCGAGTCGCTGGCGTTCATGGCGTGCATGGAGATCCTCGAcccggagcagcggcgggaccagcccggcgccgtcgcggcgcgcgcgctcgccggGCGCCGGTGGGACGCCGAGCTCGTCAAGGAGCTCGCCGCGCGGGACCTCTGGATCAAGGACCTTATCGCGCTCCCGTTCGAGTTCTTCGGGCGGATCGTGCGGGCGCTGCGGCGGCAGGGCATGAAGGAGAAGTACGTGAGCCCCGTCGTGCTCTTCTACGCGAACAAGTGGGTGCTCTCCAAGAAGACGCACAAGTTCTGGGCGAGCACGGACGACGAGGCCGTCGACGGCGAGACCGACGCGAACAGGAGGGCCGCCGCGATCATGGAGGGCGTGATCGCTCTGCTCCCTGTcgaggcggccgcggtggccgcgAGCGGCGCCATCCCGGTGGCGTTCTACTTCGCTCTGTTGTCGCGGTCGCTCGCCCTGGAGCTGAGCGACGAAAGCCAGATGAGACTGCGAGAACAAGTGGCGTCGAACCTGCAATTCGCCCGCGTGGACGACCTGCCACTGCCGGAGCAAGAAACGGGCCGGCCCATCGCCGACAGCAGGGAGGTGAGGGCGGTGGAGAGCATCGTGTCGAGCCATGTCTCCGCGCAAAGAAAAGGCGCGGAGGTCGTCGCCGAGCTGTGGGATCGGTACCTTTTGCAAATCGCTAGTGATCCGAAGCTCCGGCCGGAGAGGCTATCGGAGCTCATCGGCGTCATTCCGGCAGGCGACCGGAAGAACCACAACCATTTGTACGAAGCAATCAACACGTATTTAGTGGTAAGACAAAGCACTCAGCACTCGATCATCCTCAAGATTGTTGTTAGCCTGTGACATGTTTAAACTGTTGCTAACAAAGGAGAGCATGCTAATTTTGTCGTGTCAGGAGCATCGGGGTTTGTCCGGGGAGGAGAAGGCGACGCTGTGCGGGCACCTCGACTGCCGGAAGCTGTCGCACGATGCGTGCATCCAGGCGGTGCAGAACGACCGGATGCCGCTCCGGCTGATCGTGCAGGCGCTGTTCGTGCAGCAGCTGCACACGCACCGCGCCTTCACGGAGTGCTCCGACTCGTTCCGGTGCATGCACTCCGGTGAGCTCGTCCCGGGCGCCGGCGCGTACACGCCCAGCCCCGGGTGCCCCGCCATTCCCACCAGCCAGAGCCAGCCGCTCAGCAGCGGCAGCCCGTACGAGAGCCACCGCGCCCCGCCCCCGCGCGACGCGAAGCTCCGCGCCCGCGACGACGCGTCGGACTACGAAACTGCCAGCTTCCGGATCCAGGCGCTGGAGCAGGAGATCATCTCGCTGAAGCAGACCCTGCAGCGGCACAACACCCTCAAGGGCTCGGCGCGCAGGGACGGCGCCGGCAAGGAGCCGAGCTTCAGGGTCGCGACGGACGCGaacgcgccggcggcgatcaAGCGGCGCGCCACGGTCTCCGGCAGCTGCATCGGGTCCATGCGCTGGGGCTCGCAGCGGCGGTGCGCCAGCAGGATCCTGCGCGTCTTCGCGAGGCTCGCCGTGTTCGGGAGGGGCAGATCGAGGGGGAAGCAGAGCAAGTGCAGGACAGCAACAGAGCAGCTCAATTGCATGTAGAAAGGGGAAAACATGAATCTTTTGCTTGTGGAATAGAAACTGCAGATGCTACGGTAGAATTGGGGAGCATGTTAGCACAGTGTTTTGTGTGTACATATTGGTAGCAATGTCAAAGGTTTGGAGAGGTAGTTACTGTCAGGTGGTCATTCAGTAGAGACGGTCCAAGGCCAAAGTACTTTGTTAGGTTAGCAACTCTGAACGTCTGCATAGTTTACTGGGACGCGAAAGTTTAGGTGTTGTTTGCACCTTATGGCCTTGGAAAATGGTGTTTCTCGTGGACTTGAGAAAAAATTGGTTTCTTAAAGGTAAATCTAGGTAGTGAAATTGAGGTCCGGCGTTTTCCCAGGAGTGTAAACTAGGTAATTAGATTTGGGAGTTGCTCAGATGGGCTAGGGTACGGGTTTAGTTGGCAGCACAAAGTAGGTCAACACTGCACAATATGAGCACAAGTAGCCATGGGTAGCATTAGCAAACCCCACTAGGGCACCAGGCCAAAGTTTGCGACCGTGTCGAATTGTCCATGACGACATGCTGCATGCCACACAATAAGATTTTGATTAGCAATTCTCTTTCATCACCAGCTGAAAACATCAAAATTCACTGAAATTTAGTTGAAATTTGAACAAAAATAATATTTTCCTAGGAatgttttttctctctcccaaAATTCCCTTTGTTCATGATAGAAATCTTTTTCATGAAATTTCAATGGAATTTAAAAGAATATCTGGTGGCCTCCATTGTCACTCAAATTCACATAACCCACCATCGTTCTCATATGCACACTCAAACCCCACCCAGCCCCTAATCCGTCAAAATGACTAATGGTAACAGGCAAATattctaagggggtgtttggaaggagggggctaaattttagcccccgtcacatcgNNNNNNNNNNNNNNNNNNNNNNNNNNNNNNNNNNNNNNNNNNNNNNNNNNNNNNNNNNNNNNNNNNNNNNNNNNNNNNNNNNNNNNNNNNNNNNNNNNNNNNNNNNNNNNNNNNNNNNNNNNNNNNNNNNNNNNNNNNNNNNNNNNNNNNNNNNNNNNNNNNNNNNNNNNNNNNNNNNNNNNNNNNNNNNNNNNNNNNNNNNNNNNNNNNNNNNNNNNNNNNNNNNNNNNNNNNNNNNNNNNNNNNNNNNNNNNNNNNNNNNNNNNNNNNNNNNNNNNNNNNNNNNNNNNNNNNNNNNNNNNNNNNNNNNNNNNNNNNNNNNNNNNNNNNNNNNNNNNNNNNNNNNNNNNNNNNNNNNNNNNNNNNNNNNNNNNNNNNNNNNNNNNNNNNNNNNNNNNNNNNNNNNNNNNNNNNNNNNNNNNNNNNNNNNNNNNNNNNNNNNNNNNNNNNNNNNNNNNNNNNNNNNNNNNNNNNNNNNNNNNNNNNNNNNNNNNNNNNNNNNNNNNNNNNNNNNNNNNNNNNNNNNNNNNNNNNNNNNNNNNNNNNNNNNNNNNNNNNNNNNNNNNNNNNNNNNNNNNNNNNNNNNNNNNNNNNNNNNNNNNNNNNNNNNNNNNNNNNNNNNNNNNNNNNNNNNNNNNNNNNNNNNNNNNNNNNNNNNNNNNNNNNNNNNNNNNNNNNNNNNNNNNNNNNNNNNNNNNNNNNNNNNNNNNNNNNNNNNNNNNNNNNNNNNNNNNNNNNNNNNNNNNNNNNNNNNNNNNNNNNNNNNNNNNNNNNNNNNNNNNNNNNNNNNNNNNNNNNNNNNNNNNNNNNNNNNNNNNNNNNNNNNNNNNNNNNNNNNNNNNNNNNNNNNNNNNNNNNNNNNNNNNNNNNNNNNNNNNNNNNNNNNNNNNNNNNNNNNNNNNNNNNNNNNNNNNNNNNNNNNNNNNNNNNNNNNNNNNNNNNNNNNNNNNNNNNNNNNNNNNNNNNNNNNNNNNNNNNNNNNNNNNNNNNNNNNNNNNNNNNNNNNNNNNNNNNNNNNNNNNNNNNNNNNNNNNNNNNNNNNNNNNNNNNNNNNNNNNNNNNNNNNNNNNNNNNNNNNNNNNNNNNNNNNNNNNNNNNNNNNNNNNNNNNNNNNNNNNNNNNNNNNNNNNNNNNNNNNNNNNNNNNNNNNNNNNNNNNNNNNNNNNNNNNNNNNNNNNNNNNNNNNNNNNNNNNNNNNNNNNNNNNNNNNNNNNNNNNNNNNNNNNNNNNNNNNNNNNNNNNNNNNNNNNNNNNNNNNNNNNNNNNNNNNNNNNNNNNNNNNNNNNNNNNNNNNNNNNNNNNNNNNNNNNNNNNNNNNNNNNNNNNNNNNNNNNNNNNNNNNNNNNNNNNNNNNNNNNNNNNNNNNNNNNNNNNNNNNNNNNNNNNNNNNNNNNNNNNNNNNNNNNNNNNNNNNNNNNNNNNNNNNNNNNNNNNNNNNNNNNNNNNNNNNNNNNNNNNNNNNNNNNNNNNNNNNNNNNNNNNNNNNNNNNNNNNNNNNNNNNNNNNNNNNNNNNNNNNNNNNNNNNNNNNNNNNNNNNNNNNNNNNNNNNNNNNNNNNNNNNNNNNNNNNNNNNNNNNNNNNNNNNNNNNNNNNNNNNNNNNNNNNNNNNNNNNNNNNNNNNNNNNNNNNNNNNNNNNNNNNNNNNNNNNNNNNNNNNNNNNNNNNNNNNNNNNNNNNNNNNNNNNNNNNNNNNNNNNNNNNNNNNNNNNNNNNNNNNNNNNNNNNNNNNNNNNNNNNNNNNNNNNNNNNNNNNNNNNNNNNNNNNNNNNNNNNNNNNNNNNNNNNNNNNNNNNNNNNNNNNNNNNNNNNNNNNNNNNNNNNNNNNNNNNNNNNNNNNNNNNNNNNNNNNNNNNNNNNNNNNNNNNNNNNNNNNNNNNNNNNNNNNNNNNNNNNNNNNNNNNNNNNNNNNNNNNNNNNNNNNNNNNNNNNNNNNNNNNNNNNNNNNNNNNNNNNNNNNNNNNNNNNNNNNNNNNNNNNNNNNNNNNNNNNNNNNNNNNNNNNNNNNNNNNNNNNNNNNNNNNNNNNNNNNNNNNNNNNNNNNNNNNNNNNNNNNNNNNNNNNNNNNNNNNNNNNNNNNNNNNNNNNNNNNNNNNNNNNNNNNNNNNNNNNNNNNNNNNNNNNNNNNNNNNNNNNNNNNNNNNNNNNNNNNNNNNNNNNNNNNNNNNNNNNNNNNNNNNNNNNNNNNNNNNNNNNNNNNNNNNNNNNNNNNNNNNNNNNNNNNNNNNNNNNNNNNNNNNNNNNNNNNNNNNNNNNNNNNNNNNNNNNNNNNNNNNNNNNNNNNNNNNNNNNNNNNNNNNNNNNNNNNNNNNNNNNNNNNNNNNNNNNNNNNNNNNNNNNNNNNNNNNNNNNNNNNNNNNNNNNNNNNNNNNNNNNNNNNNNNNNNNNNNNNNNNNNNNNNNNNNNNNNNNNNNNNNNNNNNNNNNNNNNNNNNNNNNNNNNNNNNNNNN from Setaria italica strain Yugu1 chromosome II, Setaria_italica_v2.0, whole genome shotgun sequence encodes the following:
- the LOC101769023 gene encoding probable serine/threonine-protein kinase WNK5: MAVDRVVDAGEEAFEEVDPTGRFGRYADVLGLGSVKKVYRGFDQEEGIEVAWNRVRLRALADRDPGMVDRLHAEVRLLRSLHHDHIIGFHKVWLDRDAGVLNFITEVCTSGSLREYRQRHRHVSVKALKKWARQILEGLNHLHTHDPCIIHRDLNCSNVFINGNNGQVKIGDLGLAAIVDKTHVAHTILGTPEFMAPELYTETYTESVDIYSYGMCVLEMVTREVPYAECGSVVQIFHNVTRGVPPAALKRLKDPELRGFIERCIGQPRNRPSAAELLEDPFFNGICAGDDDALADAASVVAGTPVPRPRSYVDDLAGLRLD
- the LOC101769422 gene encoding BTB/POZ domain-containing protein At5g48130; the encoded protein is MKLLMGMDLETEVELSPVAKAEAAVFSPYSSPSTALLLQRRVVAWAKETGSPATVRVRVADRSFDLHKDPVVSKCGYFSEALVESGDVELPASFPGGCEAFEVIALFCYGDAVALDPFNVAAVRCAAEFLGVGGLGARCDLYINQVVLQSWDDALIVLQRCQPLLPVAEELLIVSRCVESLAFMACMEILDPEQRRDQPGAVAARALAGRRWDAELVKELAARDLWIKDLIALPFEFFGRIVRALRRQGMKEKYVSPVVLFYANKWVLSKKTHKFWASTDDEAVDGETDANRRAAAIMEGVIALLPVEAAAVAASGAIPVAFYFALLSRSLALELSDESQMRLREQVASNLQFARVDDLPLPEQETGRPIADSREVRAVESIVSSHVSAQRKGAEVVAELWDRYLLQIASDPKLRPERLSELIGVIPAGDRKNHNHLYEAINTYLVEHRGLSGEEKATLCGHLDCRKLSHDACIQAVQNDRMPLRLIVQALFVQQLHTHRAFTECSDSFRCMHSGELVPGAGAYTPSPGCPAIPTSQSQPLSSGSPYESHRAPPPRDAKLRARDDASDYETASFRIQALEQEIISLKQTLQRHNTLKGSARRDGAGKEPSFRVATDANAPAAIKRRATVSGSCIGSMRWGSQRRCASRILRVFARLAVFGRGRSRGKQSKCRTATEQLNCM